Proteins encoded in a region of the Podospora pseudopauciseta strain CBS 411.78 chromosome 6, whole genome shotgun sequence genome:
- the UFD1 gene encoding ubiquitin fusion degradation protein (COG:O; BUSCO:EOG09263WLB; EggNog:ENOG503NUZU) has protein sequence MFGYGGGGRAPRVQRFDEYYRCYPLVMAPGAERPELNYGSKIFLPPSALDKVSRLHVQWPIMLELINGAEGKHTHAGVLEFVAEEGRAYVPQWMMQTLKLDVGDMIQIKTTSLELAKLVKLQPQSVNFLDISDPRAVLEKAFRNFATLTKGDVFNFEYNDEIYEMAVLEVKPETDKMGVCMIETDVSVDFAPPVGYVEPERQPRGSGTSTPRSAMGPGGVAPGGLMHSQGTMAQAINYGAIAPSAVNVMIGNFAGEGNRLSKKGSKTSTPKPATPVAGASVNIGNVALPAAALPKRRNNGPAPLRLPPNKLFLGYEIKPVKTAADKEREAANAKQPHFAGRGQTLRGVVKNPEDEEKPLVEKKPEESKGRRLDGKDPR, from the exons ATG TTTGGCTACGGAGGCGGGGGTAGAGCCCCTCGCGTACAGCGCTTCGATGAATACTATCGCTGCTACCCCTTGGTCATGGCCCCCGGCGCCGAACGCCCCGAGCTCAACTACGGCTCCAAGAtcttcctccctccttcgGCTCTCGACAAGGTATCTAGGTTACACGTCCAGTGGCCGATCATGCTGGAGTTGATCAACGGGGCCGAGGGCAAGCACACGCATGCTGGCGTGCTAGAGTTCGTGGCCGAGGAGGGCAGGGCTTATGTTCCTCAATGG ATGATGCAAACACTCAAACTCGACGTCGGCGACATGATCCAGATCAAGACGACTTCTCTCGAGCTTGCCAAGCTGGTCAAGCTGCAACCCCAGTCAGTCAACTTCCTCGACATCAGCGATCCACGCGCCGTTCTCGAAAAGGCCTTTCGCAACTTTGCCACTCTGACCAAGGGTGATGTTTTCAACTTTGAATACAACGACGAGATTTACGAGATGGCTGTGCTGGAGGTCAAGCCCGAGACGGACAAGATGGGCGTCTGCATGATAGAGACCGATGTCAGTGTTGATTTTGCCCCACCAGTGGGTTATGTCGAGCCTGAGAGACAGCCTCGTGGGAGCGGCACCAGCACTCCACGCAGTGCCATGGGCCCAGGTGGAGTGGCTCCCGGAGGTCTGATGCACAGCCAGGGGACCATGGCGCAAGCCATCAACTACGGTGCCATTGCTCCCAGCGCAGTTAACGTCATGATCGGGAACTTTGCTGGGGAGGGTAACCGGCTGAGCAAGAAGGGAAGTAAGACGTCAACACCAAAGCCGGCGACTCCAGTTGCTGGTGCGTCAGTTAACATCGGGAATGTTGCGCTACCTGCTGCGGCGCTGCCCAAGAGAAGGAATAACGGTCCGGCGCCGTTGCGTTTGCCGCCAAATAAACTGTTCCTAGGGTATGAGATCAAGCCTGTCAAGACGGCTGCGgacaaggagagagaggcgGCGAACGCCAAGCAGCCTCACTTTGCTGGCCGAGGACAGACGTTGCGCGGAGTGGTCAAGAATccagaggacgaggagaagccTCTGGTTGAAAAGAAGCCAGAGGAAAGCAAGGGGAGGCGGTTGGATGGCAAGGACCCCCGCTAA
- a CDS encoding hypothetical protein (COG:S; EggNog:ENOG503NUV1), with protein MASRFSAARPKRASEAFARTHHGSTSVSSSKKVRFDVRNPSALAPTADSDESDQEEQDQTLAADVIGSSIRATKRGAVNIDGYDSDSENEHFEARAEARSDKVNLEDALDNYNSQPTTTSQPDSDDEIDMFGTADSDTESKPPNKPSKKKDKTVNFLDVDQIEGQEGDSKSGGHITLNPSAEPTLSDDEDDDEEENPDTIAAAIAEEGLDEEVGLGGLKKHAPKIDAFNMRAEQEEGAFDEAGNFIRKAADADAVHDRWLEGVSKKEMKAAAAAHEKREEGLRKRQKEEDKITTGELMTRLILKLEKGETALEALARLRKGQKRERKVPRWKLEKQKKKKNGGGGGDEMDVDAGGDRKEKDAEQEGIKEAIGDIADAADKLMGREYPDIYDYERERLCRMYYNETGERWVEPATEEEESQPAEKMWEFRWVDGRDGGEGNIQGPFDGKTMEAWREAGYFGEGVEFRVKGTEGWMRVADFV; from the coding sequence ATGGCCTCCCGCTTCTCCGCCGCGCGCCCCAAACGCGCCTCCGAAGCCTTCGCCCGCACCCACCACGGCTCAACCTCcgtatcctcctccaaaaaggTCCGCTTCGACGTCCGCAACCCCTCAGCCCTCGCACCCACCGCCGACTCGGACGAATCCgaccaagaagaacaagaccaaaccctcgccgccgacgTAATCGGCTCCTCCATCCGCGCAACAAAACGCGGAGCAGTAAACATCGACGGCTACGACTCCGACTCTGAAAACGAGCATTTTGAAGCACGCGCCGAAGCCCGCAGCGACAAGGTCAACCTCGAAGACGCCCTCGACAATTACAactcccaacccaccaccacctctcaaCCAGACTCGGACGATGAAATCGACATGTTTGGCACCGCCGACTCAGACACTGAGTCCAAACCTCCCAACAaaccctccaaaaaaaaGGACAAAACTGTCAACTTTTTAGATGTTGACCAGATTGAAGGTCAAGAAGGGGACTCTAAATCAGGCGGTCACATCACCCTCAATCCTTCAGCCGAACCCACCCTCTccgatgacgaagacgacgacgaagaagaaaaccccgacaccatcgccgccgccatcgcaGAAGAGGGCCTAGACGAGGAAGTCGGCCTGGGAGGCCTAAAAAAACATGCACCCAAGATCGACGCCTTCAACATGCGCGCCGAGCAGGAAGAGGGCGCTTTTGACGAGGCGGGGAATTTCATCAGGAaggctgctgatgctgatgctgttcATGACCGCTGGCTGGAGGGGGTTAGTAAAAAGGAAAtgaaggctgctgctgctgcgcatgagaagagagaggaggggttgaggaagagacaaaaggaggaggataagaTTACGACTGGGGAGTTGATGACGCGGCTTATACTAAAGCTAGAAAAGGGGGAAACTGCGCTGGAGGCGTTGGCTAGGCTTAGGAAGGggcagaagagggagaggaaggtgccgaggtggaagttggagaaacaaaagaagaagaagaatgggggagggggaggggatgagatggatgttgatgctggtggggatagaaaggagaaggatgcgGAACAGGAGGGGATTAAAGAGGCGATTGGGGATATTGCGGATGCGGCGGACaagttgatggggagggagtacCCGGATATATATGACTATGAAAGGGAGAGGTTGTGCAGGATGTATTATAATGAAAcaggggagaggtgggttgaGCCAGCAacggaagaggaagaatcACAACCAGCAGAGAAGATGTGGGAGTTTAGGTGGGTGGACGgacgggatgggggagaagggaatATACAAGGGCCTTTTGACGGCAAGACTATGGAGGCGTGGAGGGAGGCGGGGTAttttggggaaggggttgagtTTAGAGTCAAGGGGACAGAAGGGTGGATGAGGGTGGCGGATTTTGTTTAG
- the RVB2 gene encoding RuvB-like protein 2 (COG:L; EggNog:ENOG503NVB1), with the protein MAAPVVTVSESKELRGLNLIAAHSHIRGLGVDADTLEPRIASQGLVGQEKARKAAAVVLEMIKQGKIAGRAVLIAGPPSTGKTAIAMGMAQSLGSDVPFTTLAASEIFSLEMSKTEALTQAFRKSIGVRIKEDSEIMEGEVVEIQIDRSVTGGAKQGKLTIKTTDMEAIYDMGSKMIDAMTKERVMAGDIISIDKSSGKITKLGRSYARSRDYDAMGVDTKFLQCPDGELQKRKEVVHTVSLHEIDVINSRTQGFLALFSGDTGEIRSEIRDQINTKVAEWKEEGKAEIVPGVLFIDEVHMLDIECFSYINRALESDLAPIVIMASNRGHSKIRGTDYKSPHGLPLDFLDRVSIINTHAYNGDEIRQILTIRAQEEEVDITPDALALLTKIGQEAGLRYASNLITTSELIRAKRRGASKQIGIEDVQRSFKLFYDPGRSVKFVQDSEKRLIGEDGAVDFRVQNGAGAAPAAAVVSAVGGGEKMDTS; encoded by the exons ATGGCTGCT CCCGTCGTCACCGTCTCCGAGAGCAAAGAGCTCCGGGGGCTCAACCTCATCGCCGCCCACTCGCACATTCGTGGGCTGGGTGTTGATGCCGATACCCTCGAGCCCAGAATTGCCTCCCAGGGCCTGGTAGGACAGGAGAAGGCGCGCAAAGCTGCCGCTGTGGTGCTGGAGATGATCAAGCAGGGGAAGATTGCTGGCCGCGCAGTGCTTATTGCTGGGCCCCCAAG TACCGGCAAAACCGCCATCGCAATGGGCATGGCCCAATCCCTCGGCTCCGACGTCCCCTTCACtaccctcgccgcctccgAAATCTTCTCCCTCGAAATGTCCAAAACCGAAGCCCTCACCCAAGCCTTCCGCAAGTCCATCGGCGTCCGAATCAAGGAAGACTCCGAAATCATGGAGGGCGAAGTCGTAGAGATCCAGATCGACCGCTCCGTCACGGGCGGCGCAAAGCAAGGGAAGCTCACTATCAAAACCACCGACATGGAAGCCATCTACGACATGGGCAGCAAAATGATCGACGCCATGACCAAAGAGCGCGTCATGGCCGGAGACATCATCTCCATCGACAAATCCTCCGGCAAGATTACCAAGCTCGGCCGTTCCTACGCCCGCTCCCGCGACTACGACGCCATGGGTGTCGACACAAAATTCCTCCAGTGCCCCGATGGTGAACTCCAAAAACGCAAGGAAGTCGTCCACACTGTCTCGCTCCACGAAATCGACGTCATCAACTCCCGCACCCAGGGCTTTTTGGCCCTCTTCTCGGGTGATACCGGTGAGATCAGGAGTGAAATCCGCGATCAAATCAACACAAAAGTAGCAGAGTGGAAGGAAGAAGGCAAAGCCGAAATAGTCCCCGGCGTGCTCTTCATCGACGAAGTCCACATGCTCGACATCGAATGCTTCTCGTACATCAACCGCGCCCTCGAGTCCGACCTCGcccccatcgtcatcatggCCAGCAACAGAGGACACTCCAAGATCAGGGGAACAGACTATAAATCCCCCCACGGTCTCCCCCTCGACTTCCTCGACCGTGTATCAATCATCAACACGCACGCTTATAACGGCGACGAAATCAGGCAGATTCTTACTATTCGTGCccaggaggaagaagtggaTATCACACCTGATGCTCTTGCCCTCCTGACAAAGATTGGACAGGAGGCTGGGCTGAGGTATGCGAGCAATCTTATCACTACTTCGGAGCTCATCagggcgaagaggaggggtgCGAGCAAGCAAATTGGTATCGAGGATGTGCAGAGGAGCTTCAAGCTGTTTTATGACCCGGGCAGGAGTGTGAAGTTCGTGCAGGATtcggagaagaggttgattGGGGAGGACGGGGCGGTGGATTTTAGAGTGCAGaatggtgctggtgctgctcctgcggcggcggttgtGTCTGCGGTCGGGggtggggagaagatggataCCTCGTGA